One region of Arvicola amphibius chromosome 3, mArvAmp1.2, whole genome shotgun sequence genomic DNA includes:
- the Odf3l1 gene encoding outer dense fiber protein 3-like protein 1, with amino-acid sequence MGSCCWGHQCEPFFALCLPFTLSCFLPAFTMKLPKGARNCVFYAQHPEKREEVPSWKEIKQTPVVMATIKGPGPAKYLRPSCTGYIAHDTSMFQEPAYSLHRRHTEKRIVDICSPGPCYFLDPKATRFGISTCPQVPMEERISNLRLSTTPAPCHYNLEKTRPPGERTAPQYTFGYRCPYRVMDPNPASNKYQLPLSLGPNTPVLPSAPCYSLGSSSKNWFYKEDIAGGPGPAMHARPEPSVYQNRSPVYSVAKRFAYPLDHTLRPGPGSHNVQPVTVHKPRIPAFTMGIKHSPHLCPLIVDILD; translated from the exons ATGGGAAGCTGCTGCTGGGGACATCAGTGTGAGCCCTTTTTTGCTCTCTGTTTGCCTTTCACTCT CTCATGTTTCCTCCCAGCCTTCACCATGAAACTCCCCAAGGGGGCCAGGAACTGTGTGTTCTACGCACAGCAcccagagaagagggaagaggtgcCCTCATGGAAGGAAATAAAGCAGACCCCTGTTGTCATGGCCACAATCAAAG GTCCAGGGCCTGCCAAGTACCTCCGGCCATCCTGTACCGGCTACATAGCCCACGACACCTCCATGTTTCAGGAGCCAGCTTACAGCCTGCACAGGCGGCACACTGAGAAAC GGATCGTAGACATATGCAGCCCTGGGCCTTGCTATTTCTTGGATCCTAAAGCAACTCGTTTTGGAATATCTACCTGTCCTCAGGTCCCCATGGAGGAGCGCATCTCCAACCTAC GCCTAAGCACCACCCCAGCCCCCTGCCACTACAACCTTGAGAAGACTCGCCCCCCTGGTGAACGTACGGCTCCCCAGTACACGTTTGGCTACCGGTGTCCATACAGAGTGATGGATCCCAACCCGGCCTCCAACAAGTACCAGCTGCCACTCTCGCTGGGGCCCAACACCCCTGTCTTACCATCTGCCCCCTGCTATAGTCTGGGTTCCTCAAGCAAGAATTGGTTCTACAAAGAGGATATAGCAGGAGGCCCTGGACCTGCTATGCATGCCCGACCTGAGCCGTCCGTCTACCAGAACCGCAGCCCCGTGTATAGCGTGGCCAAGCGCTTTGCCTATCCACTGGACCACACACTTCGGCCTGGCCCTGGCTCCCACAATGTCCAGCCGGTCACTGTGCACAAGCCCCGCATACCTGCCTTCACCATGGGCATCAAACACTCGCCCCACTTGTGCCCACTGATTGTGGACATTCTCGACTGA